The Rhododendron vialii isolate Sample 1 chromosome 8a, ASM3025357v1 genome has a window encoding:
- the LOC131336190 gene encoding uncharacterized protein LOC131336190, whose product MRTISSSVFTMLSPPIMPHLQRHSLFGFKGRQPISTTIDALSNNGAVSRGEALCNAVEDAHRRRSSLESLFCYDKAIPEEIIETPVGLSLAKKVIGDNPSCPDCQAKGAVLCRTCSGSGLYVDSILESQGIIVKVRCLGCGGTGNILCLECGGRGHVDLK is encoded by the coding sequence ATGAGGACGATTTCATCATCAGTGTTCACCATGTTGTCTCCACCCATTATGCCTCATCTTCAAAGGCATTCGTTGTTTGGTTTCAAAGGGAGACAACCCATCAGTACCACAATCGATGCCCTTTCCAACAACGGTGCCGTTTCTCGCGGCGAGGCTTTGTGTAATGCAGTTGAAGATGCTCACAGGCGAAGAAGCAGTCTTGAATCGCTGTTTTGTTATGATAAGGCTATACCGGAGGAGATAATTGAGACGCCAGTAGGTTTATCTTTAGCAAAGAAAGTAATTGGAGATAACCCCAGCTGCCCTGATTGCCAAGCCAAAGGGGCTGTCCTTTGCCGCACTTGCTCTGGTTCTGGCTTATATGTTGACTCTATATTGGAAAGCCAAGGCATCATTGTCAAAGTCCGATGCTTAGGTTGTGGTGGAACTGGTAATATTTTGTGTTTAGAATGCGGTGGCCGTGGTCACGTTGATCTTAAATGA